A single window of Thermodesulfobacteriota bacterium DNA harbors:
- a CDS encoding heterodisulfide reductase-related iron-sulfur binding cluster, which produces PRKVLKSIPGLKLIELDRKKERSFCCGAGGGKIWMEEDAPRVNWNRFEEVESKNPDSVAVACYFCDTMFEDAAKQAGNENIEIKDISVILRESVEVESKSQD; this is translated from the coding sequence TCCTAGAAAGGTGCTCAAATCAATACCGGGACTTAAGCTTATTGAGCTTGATAGAAAGAAAGAGAGGAGTTTTTGCTGCGGCGCCGGTGGTGGTAAAATCTGGATGGAAGAAGACGCTCCAAGGGTAAACTGGAATAGATTTGAAGAGGTCGAATCTAAAAATCCAGATAGTGTTGCGGTTGCATGTTATTTCTGCGATACGATGTTTGAGGACGCGGCCAAACAGGCAGGAAATGAAAATATCGAGATCAAGGATATCTCAGTAATACTAAGAGAGTCCGTTGAAGTCGAGAGCAAATCTCAAGATTAA